One Kitasatospora sp. NBC_01287 DNA window includes the following coding sequences:
- a CDS encoding RDD family protein, whose amino-acid sequence MRPLTPPGAPGPLTSSIPPGAPGPLPLPGQPIRAGVVRRGLAWLVDFALVLGAAVLLGVLTFHRIGAMLVNVPGLAGESAWQLLKSRGDYLGAGEGLGLSLWHSALSDVQQACVALALLTFLYQFGTLALTGRTLGKALLGLRVHGFGPGTSPGPTDGPLRLRRGQAAIRGAVTALADIGCVALACCALAGGAFLLAVVLWGVAVVVFWVNALPALAGDRRSLADRLAGTGVGGAEVSTGAEVPVPVVAVPVPGQRY is encoded by the coding sequence GTGCGCCCACTGACCCCGCCGGGGGCGCCTGGTCCGCTGACCTCGTCGATCCCGCCGGGGGCGCCTGGTCCGCTGCCCCTGCCTGGTCAGCCGATCCGGGCCGGGGTGGTCCGGCGCGGGCTGGCCTGGCTGGTCGACTTCGCGCTGGTGCTCGGGGCGGCGGTGCTGCTCGGCGTCCTGACCTTCCACCGGATCGGGGCGATGCTGGTCAACGTCCCCGGGCTGGCCGGCGAGAGCGCCTGGCAGTTGCTCAAGTCGCGAGGGGACTATCTCGGCGCGGGCGAGGGGCTCGGTCTGTCGCTCTGGCACTCGGCGCTCTCGGACGTCCAGCAGGCCTGCGTGGCGCTGGCCCTGCTCACCTTCCTCTACCAGTTCGGGACGCTGGCACTGACCGGGCGCACCCTCGGCAAGGCGCTGCTCGGCCTGCGGGTGCACGGGTTCGGCCCTGGCACCAGCCCGGGGCCGACCGACGGGCCCCTCCGGCTGCGGCGCGGTCAGGCCGCGATCCGCGGTGCTGTGACGGCGCTGGCGGACATCGGCTGCGTCGCGCTGGCGTGCTGCGCGTTGGCCGGTGGGGCGTTCCTGCTGGCGGTGGTGCTCTGGGGCGTCGCGGTGGTGGTGTTCTGGGTCAACGCGCTCCCCGCCCTGGCCGGGGACCGGCGCTCGCTGGCCGATCGGCTGGCCGGCACGGGGGTCGGCGGGGCCGAGGTGTCGACGGGGGCGGAAGTGCCGGTGCCGGTGGTGGCGGTGCCGGTTCCGGGACAGCGGTACTGA
- the rpe gene encoding ribulose-phosphate 3-epimerase, translating into MAQINPSILSADFARLAQEAEAVRGADWLHVDVMDNHFVPNLTLGVPVVESLARATDTPLDCHLMIEQPDRWAPQYVEAGAGSVTFHVEAAAAPVRLAREIRAKGARASMALRPATPIEPYEDLLPELDMLLIMTVEPGFGGQAFLDIMLPKIRRTRQLIAKHGLELWLQVDGGVSAATIERCAEAGADVFVAGSAVYGAADPAQAVRSLRAQAEAATSGAGWACAH; encoded by the coding sequence ATGGCGCAGATCAACCCCAGCATCCTGTCCGCGGACTTCGCCCGCCTGGCCCAGGAGGCCGAGGCCGTGCGCGGCGCCGACTGGCTGCACGTCGATGTGATGGACAACCACTTCGTGCCCAACCTCACCCTCGGCGTGCCGGTGGTGGAGTCACTCGCCCGGGCCACCGACACCCCGCTCGACTGCCACCTGATGATCGAGCAGCCCGACCGCTGGGCGCCGCAGTACGTCGAGGCGGGCGCCGGCTCGGTGACCTTCCACGTGGAAGCCGCCGCCGCGCCGGTCCGGCTCGCCCGCGAGATCCGCGCCAAGGGTGCCCGTGCCTCGATGGCGCTCAGGCCGGCCACGCCGATCGAGCCCTACGAGGACCTGCTCCCCGAGCTGGACATGCTGCTGATCATGACGGTCGAGCCCGGCTTCGGCGGCCAGGCGTTCCTGGACATCATGCTGCCCAAGATCCGCCGCACCCGGCAGCTGATCGCCAAGCACGGCCTGGAGCTGTGGCTCCAGGTGGACGGCGGGGTCTCCGCCGCCACCATCGAGCGCTGCGCCGAGGCGGGCGCGGACGTCTTCGTCGCCGGTTCCGCGGTCTACGGGGCCGCCGATCCGGCGCAGGCCGTCCGCTCGCTGCGGGCCCAGGCCGAGGCGGCCACCAGCGGGGCGGGGTGGGCGTGCGCCCACTGA
- a CDS encoding methyltransferase domain-containing protein — MSGATSGASGASGATGAGGAAGAAHEDPRLAAAYQRGNELPAASMRAWAELIVGSAPEWSAGGDSAGDAGEFGGGAADGLAVLEVGSGTGMFCAALAQARPAARVTGVEPSAPMLAEAELHNPHPRVRYLAGPAEALPVPDGSYDLALLSRVVHHLPDRPLAARELARALRPGGRLVIRTTVRERLDALVYHFWPRLLETDAERFPSEAEILADFTPAGFTVHRVHAFAQPVAADLREWREQVVGRAQSKFLALSEAEFEAGLARLDAALQAASGEVSGEASREVAGGASGGAEPSPGLDPGAPVQERYDVIVLDRTPVRA; from the coding sequence ATGTCGGGTGCGACGAGTGGTGCAAGTGGTGCAAGTGGTGCGACGGGTGCGGGCGGTGCGGCTGGCGCCGCTCACGAGGACCCGCGCCTGGCGGCGGCCTACCAGCGCGGCAACGAGCTGCCGGCGGCCTCGATGCGGGCCTGGGCGGAGCTGATCGTCGGCAGCGCGCCTGAGTGGTCGGCGGGTGGTGACAGCGCGGGCGACGCCGGCGAGTTCGGCGGCGGTGCGGCGGATGGGCTCGCGGTGCTGGAGGTCGGCTCCGGTACCGGGATGTTCTGCGCGGCGCTGGCGCAGGCGCGGCCGGCGGCCCGGGTGACCGGGGTCGAGCCGTCCGCGCCGATGCTGGCCGAGGCCGAGCTGCACAACCCGCACCCCCGGGTGCGGTACCTGGCCGGTCCGGCCGAGGCGCTGCCGGTGCCGGACGGGAGCTACGACCTGGCGCTGCTCTCCCGAGTGGTGCACCACCTGCCCGACCGGCCGCTGGCCGCGCGCGAGCTGGCCCGGGCGCTGCGACCCGGCGGGCGGCTGGTGATCCGCACCACCGTGCGCGAGCGGTTGGACGCGCTGGTGTACCACTTCTGGCCGCGGCTGCTGGAGACCGACGCCGAGCGCTTCCCCAGCGAGGCCGAGATCCTCGCCGACTTCACCCCGGCCGGCTTCACCGTGCACCGGGTGCACGCGTTCGCCCAGCCGGTCGCCGCCGATCTGCGCGAGTGGCGCGAGCAGGTGGTCGGGCGGGCGCAGTCGAAGTTCCTCGCGCTGAGCGAGGCGGAGTTCGAGGCGGGGCTGGCCCGGCTGGACGCGGCGCTCCAGGCGGCCTCGGGCGAGGTGTCGGGCGAGGCGTCGCGTGAGGTGGCGGGCGGGGCGTCGGGCGGTGCCGAGCCGTCGCCCGGGCTCGATCCCGGCGCGCCCGTCCAGGAGCGTTACGACGTGATCGTCCTCGACCGGACCCCGGTCAGGGCCTGA
- a CDS encoding SDR family NAD(P)-dependent oxidoreductase, producing MSPTSSLTTIMITGATDGLGRALALRLAAPDRMLILHGRSAERAAELRQAVRAAGGSAEVRLADLGDLGQVDRLADTVLADFDRLDVLVNNAGVGFGAPGSGREESADGIELRFAVNYLAGYRLIDRLLPRLVEAPAGSARIVNVASAGQYPIDFADPQLTTGYDGMVAYRRSKLAQVIATYDLADRLAADNRPVTVNALHPASFMATTMVQEAAVAPWSTVEQGVEATLRLVTGSAGANSGRYYNGTQEARADAQAYDPEARVRLRALSDELIAKALS from the coding sequence ATGTCACCGACCTCATCACTGACCACCATCATGATCACCGGCGCCACCGACGGCCTGGGCCGCGCGCTCGCGCTGCGCCTGGCCGCACCGGACCGGATGCTCATCCTGCACGGACGTTCGGCCGAACGGGCCGCCGAGCTGCGGCAGGCGGTCCGGGCGGCGGGCGGGTCCGCGGAGGTGCGGCTCGCCGACCTCGGCGACCTGGGCCAGGTGGACCGGCTCGCGGACACCGTGCTGGCCGACTTCGACCGGCTCGACGTGCTGGTCAACAACGCCGGCGTGGGCTTCGGCGCCCCGGGCTCGGGTCGCGAGGAGTCCGCGGACGGGATCGAACTGCGGTTCGCGGTGAACTACTTGGCGGGCTACCGGCTGATCGACCGACTGCTGCCGCGACTGGTCGAGGCGCCCGCCGGCTCGGCCCGGATCGTCAACGTGGCCTCGGCGGGCCAGTACCCGATCGACTTCGCCGACCCGCAGCTCACCACGGGGTACGACGGCATGGTGGCCTACCGGCGCAGCAAGCTCGCCCAGGTCATCGCCACCTACGACCTGGCCGACCGGCTGGCGGCCGACAACCGGCCGGTCACGGTGAACGCGCTGCACCCGGCGAGCTTCATGGCCACCACCATGGTCCAGGAGGCCGCGGTGGCCCCCTGGAGCACGGTGGAGCAGGGCGTCGAGGCGACCCTGCGGCTGGTCACCGGGAGCGCCGGCGCGAACAGCGGCCGCTACTACAACGGCACCCAGGAGGCCCGCGCCGACGCGCAGGCCTACGACCCCGAGGCGCGGGTCCGACTGCGCGCGCTCTCGGACGAGTTGATCGCCAAGGCACTCAGCTGA
- a CDS encoding aldo/keto reductase: MEYTHLGRTGLRVSRLCLGTMNFGPHTEEADAHQIMDVAHEQGINFFDTANIYGFSAGKGRTEQIIGNWFAQGGDRRERTVLATKVYADMGDWPNDGKLSALNIRRAVEASLKRLRTDYIDLYQMHHIDRATPWEEIWQAMEVLVAQGKILYVGSSNFAGWHIARAQEAARARNFLGLSSEQSLYNLLERSVELEVLPAAEHYGLGVIPWSPLHSGLLGGVLRKESEGVRRTSGRAAEMLAAKREQIQAYEDFAAELGHEPGDIALAWLLTRPAVTAPIVGPRTLEQLHAALRSLELTLDQKTLDRLDEIFPGHRPAPEAYAW, from the coding sequence ATGGAGTACACCCACCTCGGCCGTACCGGCCTGCGCGTCTCGCGTCTCTGTCTGGGCACCATGAACTTCGGTCCGCACACCGAGGAGGCCGACGCCCACCAGATCATGGACGTCGCTCACGAGCAGGGCATCAACTTCTTCGACACCGCCAACATCTACGGCTTCAGCGCGGGCAAGGGTCGGACCGAGCAGATCATCGGCAACTGGTTCGCCCAGGGCGGCGACCGGCGCGAGCGCACCGTGCTCGCCACCAAGGTCTATGCCGACATGGGGGACTGGCCCAACGACGGCAAGCTCTCCGCGCTCAACATCCGCCGGGCCGTGGAGGCCAGCCTGAAGCGGCTGCGGACCGACTACATCGACCTCTACCAGATGCACCACATCGACCGGGCCACGCCCTGGGAGGAGATCTGGCAGGCGATGGAGGTGCTGGTCGCCCAGGGCAAGATCCTCTACGTCGGGTCCAGCAACTTCGCCGGCTGGCACATCGCCCGCGCCCAGGAGGCCGCCAGGGCCCGTAACTTCCTCGGCCTGAGCAGCGAGCAGTCGCTCTACAACCTGCTGGAGCGCTCCGTCGAGCTGGAGGTGCTGCCCGCCGCCGAGCACTACGGGCTCGGCGTCATCCCGTGGTCGCCGCTGCACAGCGGCCTCCTCGGCGGGGTGCTGCGCAAGGAGAGCGAGGGGGTGCGGCGAACGAGCGGGCGGGCGGCCGAGATGCTGGCCGCCAAGCGCGAGCAGATCCAGGCGTACGAGGACTTCGCCGCCGAACTCGGGCACGAGCCGGGCGACATCGCGCTCGCCTGGCTGCTCACCCGCCCGGCCGTGACCGCGCCGATCGTCGGGCCGCGCACCCTGGAGCAGCTGCACGCGGCCCTTCGCTCGTTGGAGTTGACGCTCGATCAGAAGACCTTGGACCGGTTGGACGAGATCTTCCCGGGCCACCGCCCGGCGCCGGAGGCGTACGCCTGGTAG
- a CDS encoding response regulator transcription factor: MSVAESHTCRAPSSSQGRCPCGVPLPEAGIRALTSREHEVFELLGSGLSNQEIAGCLVISGSTVKAHLGRILVKLGVDSRTRAALLAQRLLLQMCPNGQ; encoded by the coding sequence TTGTCCGTTGCTGAGTCCCACACCTGCCGGGCGCCCAGCAGTTCGCAGGGCCGCTGTCCGTGCGGGGTCCCGCTGCCCGAGGCGGGGATCAGGGCACTGACGTCGCGCGAGCACGAGGTGTTCGAGCTGCTGGGGAGCGGTCTGTCCAACCAGGAGATCGCCGGCTGCCTGGTGATCAGCGGCTCCACCGTGAAGGCCCACCTGGGACGGATCCTGGTGAAGCTCGGGGTCGACTCCCGCACCAGGGCCGCTCTGCTGGCGCAGCGGCTGCTGTTGCAGATGTGTCCGAATGGCCAATAG
- a CDS encoding ABC transporter permease, producing MSVATPGSAQRSALGAPHRPAPAGLAALLTDALTSMRRVLLHYRHSPGLVAASLAVPVVMVVLFGYVFGSAMRVPGGDYREFLLPGLFAMVSVNGITPTMVGAARDVARGAADRIRSMPVSRFGVLLGTALADLLVSTVVLVLLAAVGLLSGWRAHRGPGLALAGFGLLLLFRFVMTWLGTCLGLAAGREEVAGQLAVLTFPVAMVTNSFVPTGGMPGWLRVVAEWNPISSVVAAARQLFGNPAGSAAGWPLHHPVTASLLWAALLLALCGPLAVRGYHRHGR from the coding sequence ATGTCCGTCGCGACCCCCGGCTCCGCCCAGCGCTCGGCGCTCGGCGCGCCGCACCGGCCGGCCCCCGCCGGACTCGCGGCCCTGCTCACCGACGCGCTCACCTCGATGCGCCGGGTCCTGCTGCACTACCGCCACTCGCCCGGCCTGGTCGCCGCCTCGCTCGCGGTGCCGGTGGTGATGGTGGTGCTCTTCGGCTACGTCTTCGGCAGCGCGATGCGGGTCCCCGGCGGCGACTACCGCGAGTTCCTGCTGCCGGGCCTGTTCGCCATGGTCAGCGTCAACGGGATCACCCCGACCATGGTCGGCGCCGCCCGTGACGTGGCCCGCGGGGCGGCCGACCGGATCCGTTCGATGCCGGTCTCCCGGTTCGGCGTGCTGCTCGGCACCGCGTTGGCCGACCTGCTGGTCAGCACGGTGGTGCTCGTGCTGCTCGCGGCGGTCGGGCTGCTCTCGGGCTGGCGCGCGCACCGCGGCCCGGGCCTCGCGTTGGCGGGTTTCGGCCTGCTGCTGCTCTTCCGCTTCGTGATGACCTGGCTCGGCACCTGTCTGGGCCTGGCCGCCGGCCGTGAGGAGGTGGCCGGACAACTGGCCGTGCTGACCTTCCCGGTCGCCATGGTGACCAACAGCTTCGTGCCCACCGGTGGGATGCCCGGCTGGCTGCGGGTGGTCGCGGAGTGGAACCCGATCAGCTCGGTGGTCGCGGCGGCCCGGCAGCTGTTCGGCAACCCGGCCGGCAGCGCGGCCGGTTGGCCGCTGCACCACCCGGTGACGGCGAGCCTGCTCTGGGCGGCGCTGCTGTTGGCCCTCTGCGGCCCGCTCGCGGTGCGCGGCTACCACCGGCACGGGCGCTGA
- a CDS encoding ATP-binding cassette domain-containing protein: MSRAQLAVRAEGLAKRYGRTQALDGLDLAVPAGTVYGLLGPNGAGKTTAVRILATLAAPDRGSATVAGYDVVAEAEQVRRSIGLAGQHAAVDEGITGRENLELVGRFHHLGGREARRRSAELLERFGLAEAADRLVRGYSGGQRRRLDLIACLVVSPPVLFLDEPTTGLDPRGRNEIWDAVRELTGTGTTVLLTTQYLEEADRLADQVLVIGQGRAIAEGPPERLKASIGARVEVAVGSAAELPAAARTVAALTGGEPLTDLDRLLVSVVARPGREVSLPWLVRELDEAGVAARDVALRTPTLDDVFLALTGGVAAAGAGAGAGAGAGAGVAGSAAGGAAQAEVAA; this comes from the coding sequence ATGTCCCGAGCACAACTCGCGGTACGGGCCGAGGGGCTGGCCAAGCGGTACGGCAGGACCCAGGCACTGGACGGGCTCGACCTGGCCGTCCCGGCCGGTACGGTCTACGGCCTGCTCGGTCCCAACGGTGCCGGCAAGACCACCGCCGTGCGGATCCTCGCCACGCTGGCCGCCCCGGACCGGGGCAGCGCGACGGTGGCCGGGTACGACGTGGTCGCCGAGGCCGAGCAGGTGCGGCGCAGCATCGGCCTGGCCGGGCAGCACGCCGCGGTCGACGAGGGGATCACCGGCCGGGAGAACCTGGAGCTGGTCGGGCGCTTCCACCACCTGGGCGGGCGTGAGGCCCGGCGGCGCAGCGCCGAGCTGCTGGAGCGGTTCGGGCTCGCGGAGGCGGCCGACCGGTTGGTGCGCGGCTACTCGGGCGGTCAGCGCCGGCGGCTGGATCTGATCGCCTGCCTGGTCGTCTCCCCGCCCGTGCTCTTCCTGGACGAGCCCACCACCGGCCTCGACCCGCGCGGCCGGAACGAGATCTGGGACGCGGTACGGGAGTTGACCGGCACCGGTACCACCGTGCTGCTCACCACCCAGTACCTGGAGGAGGCCGACCGGTTGGCGGACCAGGTGCTGGTGATCGGTCAGGGGCGGGCGATCGCCGAGGGTCCACCGGAGCGGCTCAAGGCCTCGATCGGCGCCCGGGTGGAGGTCGCTGTCGGCAGCGCGGCCGAACTGCCCGCCGCTGCCCGGACGGTGGCCGCGCTCACCGGTGGTGAGCCGCTGACCGACCTCGATCGGCTGCTGGTCTCGGTGGTCGCCCGGCCCGGTCGCGAGGTCTCGCTGCCGTGGCTGGTCCGGGAGTTGGACGAGGCCGGGGTCGCCGCGCGGGACGTGGCGCTGCGGACGCCCACCCTGGACGACGTCTTCCTGGCGCTGACCGGTGGCGTTGCGGCCGCTGGTGCTGGTGCTGGTGCTGGTGCTGGTGCTGGCGCCGGTGTCGCCGGTTCCGCTGCCGGCGGCGCCGCGCAGGCGGAGGTGGCGGCCTGA
- a CDS encoding TetR/AcrR family transcriptional regulator has product MPSNKSTPDPGSGPAPGQPSSPAPGRASGPAPGAGSGADVPELIWLRPERAGRGPRPAHSRASIARAALALADAEGLEAVTMRRIAGELGAGTMSLYNYVPKKEQLLDLMLDAVCAEYQLPAAPSGDWRADLRLLAGQQLEILRRHPWAVTIMRTRASFGPNSLRYTEFFLGALAGAELSGGRKMEALAMLNGYLCQFVEWERATLIAVRDPQQWQRDLVSYLTGVASSGDYPNIAAALSSGNAPMDPQASFERFLEKLLTVLVEP; this is encoded by the coding sequence GTGCCGTCCAACAAGTCAACCCCCGACCCCGGGTCAGGCCCCGCGCCCGGTCAACCGTCAAGCCCCGCGCCCGGCCGAGCATCCGGCCCCGCGCCCGGAGCGGGATCGGGCGCCGACGTACCGGAGCTGATCTGGCTGCGCCCCGAGCGCGCCGGGCGCGGCCCGCGTCCCGCGCACAGCCGCGCCTCGATCGCGCGGGCCGCGCTGGCGCTCGCCGATGCCGAGGGCCTGGAAGCGGTGACGATGCGCCGGATCGCCGGCGAGCTCGGCGCCGGGACGATGTCGCTCTACAACTACGTGCCGAAGAAGGAGCAGCTGCTCGACCTCATGCTCGACGCGGTCTGCGCCGAGTACCAGCTACCCGCGGCGCCCTCCGGGGACTGGCGCGCCGACCTGCGGCTGCTGGCCGGCCAGCAGCTGGAGATCCTGCGGCGCCATCCGTGGGCCGTGACGATCATGCGCACCCGGGCCTCCTTCGGGCCGAACAGTCTGCGCTACACCGAGTTCTTCCTCGGCGCGCTGGCCGGTGCCGAGCTGAGCGGCGGCCGGAAGATGGAGGCGCTGGCGATGCTGAACGGCTACCTCTGCCAGTTCGTCGAGTGGGAGCGGGCCACCCTCATCGCGGTGCGGGATCCGCAGCAGTGGCAGCGCGACCTGGTGAGCTATCTCACAGGTGTCGCGAGCAGCGGTGACTATCCGAACATCGCCGCCGCGCTGTCCTCCGGCAACGCGCCGATGGACCCGCAGGCCTCGTTCGAACGCTTCCTGGAGAAGCTGCTGACCGTCCTGGTGGAGCCGTAG
- a CDS encoding histidine phosphatase family protein, whose product MTRIWCLRHGHARNIETGAAGALPEAPLTALGRRQVAAAARELAGERPAQVYASPARRARQTAAALGPAVTVLPGLAEVGVGAAEGSTDPAVLVRTAEVLRSWVVAKDLAPRVADGEDGHTVVARVRGAFEAVAHAHPGGTVALVGHVASLTAGLSALCGLGAEIWGAPLPPAVPFLVCWDGVRWSCSAWPTG is encoded by the coding sequence GTGACCAGGATCTGGTGCCTGCGGCACGGGCATGCCCGGAATATCGAGACAGGCGCCGCCGGCGCGCTGCCCGAGGCGCCGCTGACGGCGCTGGGTCGTCGTCAGGTCGCCGCGGCGGCAAGGGAGTTGGCCGGGGAGCGGCCGGCGCAGGTCTACGCGAGCCCGGCGCGGCGCGCGCGGCAGACCGCGGCCGCCCTGGGCCCCGCGGTGACCGTGCTGCCCGGACTCGCCGAGGTCGGCGTCGGCGCGGCCGAGGGGAGCACCGATCCCGCCGTGCTGGTCAGGACGGCCGAGGTGCTCCGCTCCTGGGTGGTGGCGAAGGACCTCGCGCCCAGGGTGGCGGACGGTGAGGACGGGCACACCGTGGTCGCCCGGGTGCGGGGCGCCTTCGAGGCGGTCGCGCACGCGCATCCCGGCGGGACGGTGGCGCTGGTCGGCCACGTGGCGAGCCTGACGGCCGGCCTGAGCGCGCTGTGCGGGCTCGGTGCCGAGATCTGGGGTGCGCCGCTGCCGCCCGCCGTCCCGTTCCTGGTGTGTTGGGACGGCGTGCGGTGGAGCTGCTCGGCCTGGCCGACGGGCTGA
- a CDS encoding AAA family ATPase, with translation MITVLVNGLPGAGKTTLARALATELGLPLFSKDAVKETLADNLAALRPPDCSDQRWSVLLGTAAGETLWTLLADARGAAVLETPWLAPLRPIVRAGLRRAGVTAVQEVWCEVPAALARERFAARTAERHSVHPERSGGFEGHWDAWIRDAEPLALGPVHRVDTTGPVDVPALAAALRADL, from the coding sequence ATGATCACCGTACTGGTCAACGGGCTCCCCGGCGCGGGAAAAACCACCCTCGCCCGCGCGCTGGCAACCGAGTTGGGGCTACCCCTGTTCAGCAAGGACGCGGTCAAGGAGACCCTGGCGGACAACCTGGCCGCGTTGCGCCCGCCCGACTGCTCCGACCAGCGGTGGAGCGTGCTCCTCGGGACGGCCGCCGGCGAGACGCTCTGGACCCTGCTGGCCGACGCCCGGGGCGCGGCGGTGCTGGAGACGCCGTGGCTGGCCCCGCTGCGCCCGATCGTCCGGGCCGGGCTGCGCCGGGCCGGGGTGACGGCGGTCCAGGAGGTCTGGTGCGAGGTCCCGGCGGCCCTGGCCCGCGAGCGCTTCGCCGCCCGGACCGCCGAGCGGCACTCCGTGCACCCGGAGCGGTCCGGCGGCTTCGAGGGCCACTGGGACGCCTGGATCCGCGACGCCGAACCGCTCGCGCTGGGCCCGGTGCACCGGGTGGACACCACGGGGCCGGTGGACGTCCCCGCCCTGGCCGCCGCCCTCCGGGCCGACCTCTGA
- a CDS encoding RsmB/NOP family class I SAM-dependent RNA methyltransferase, producing the protein MSTPPAKRAPRPHRRPKKDPARSVAFRALRAVDERDAYANLILPSLLRDAEQKGMDRRDAALATELVYGTLRLQGTYDAIIAACIDRPLREVDPPVLDILSLGAHQLLTTRIPSHAAVSATVELARAEIGDGRAKFVNAVLRRISVQDLDAWVAQVAPPYEEDAEDHLAVVHSHPRWVVSALWDSLGRWQPQAAGRAAVEELLRADNERPEVTLVARPGRIAAGELADGLPDSSPGRWSPFAVRLAEGGDPGTLPAVRDNLAGVQDEGSQLVALALAAAPVQGRDRLWLDGCAGPGGKAALLGALAAERGAALVASERQQHRARLVARALDGNPGPYTVITADGTRPAWRPGSFDRVLVDVPCSGLGALRRRPEARWRRRPEDLAGFGPLQRDLLRSALASARVGGVVGYATCSPHLAETRAVVDDVLRGREDVEWVDARPLLPGVPDLGDGPDIQLWPHLHGTDAMYLALLRRTA; encoded by the coding sequence ATGAGCACCCCGCCCGCCAAGCGCGCCCCCCGTCCGCACCGCCGCCCGAAGAAGGACCCGGCGCGCAGCGTCGCCTTCCGCGCCCTGCGCGCCGTCGACGAGCGCGACGCCTACGCCAACCTGATCCTGCCCTCGCTGCTGCGGGACGCCGAGCAGAAGGGCATGGACCGCCGCGACGCCGCGCTCGCCACCGAGCTGGTCTACGGCACGCTGCGCCTGCAGGGCACCTACGACGCGATCATCGCGGCCTGCATCGACCGCCCGCTGCGCGAGGTCGACCCGCCGGTGCTGGACATCCTCTCGCTCGGCGCGCACCAGCTGCTCACCACCCGGATCCCCAGCCACGCCGCGGTCTCCGCCACCGTCGAGCTGGCCCGGGCCGAGATCGGCGACGGGCGGGCCAAGTTCGTCAACGCCGTGCTGCGCCGGATCAGCGTCCAGGACCTGGACGCCTGGGTGGCCCAGGTCGCCCCGCCGTACGAGGAGGACGCCGAGGACCACCTCGCCGTGGTCCACTCGCACCCGCGCTGGGTGGTCTCCGCGCTCTGGGACTCGCTGGGCCGCTGGCAGCCGCAGGCGGCCGGGCGGGCGGCGGTCGAGGAGCTGCTGCGGGCCGACAACGAGCGGCCCGAGGTGACCCTGGTGGCCCGCCCCGGGCGGATCGCGGCCGGCGAACTGGCCGACGGGCTGCCGGACAGCTCGCCCGGGCGCTGGTCCCCGTTCGCGGTGCGGCTGGCCGAGGGCGGCGACCCGGGCACCCTCCCCGCGGTGCGGGACAACCTCGCCGGGGTGCAGGACGAGGGCAGCCAGCTGGTCGCGCTGGCGCTGGCCGCCGCCCCGGTCCAGGGCCGCGACCGGCTCTGGCTGGACGGCTGCGCCGGGCCGGGCGGCAAGGCCGCGCTGCTGGGCGCGCTGGCCGCCGAGCGGGGGGCCGCGCTGGTGGCCAGCGAGCGGCAGCAGCACCGGGCGCGGCTGGTGGCCCGGGCGCTGGACGGCAACCCCGGCCCGTACACGGTCATCACGGCGGACGGGACCAGGCCGGCCTGGCGGCCGGGCAGCTTCGACCGGGTCCTGGTGGACGTGCCCTGCTCCGGCCTCGGCGCGCTGCGCCGCCGTCCCGAGGCGCGCTGGCGCCGCCGCCCGGAGGACCTGGCCGGCTTCGGCCCGCTCCAGCGCGACCTGCTGCGCTCGGCGCTCGCCTCGGCGCGGGTGGGCGGCGTGGTCGGCTACGCCACCTGCTCGCCGCACCTGGCCGAGACCCGCGCCGTGGTGGACGACGTGCTGCGCGGGCGCGAGGACGTCGAGTGGGTGGACGCGCGGCCGCTGCTGCCGGGCGTGCCGGACCTCGGGGACGGTCCGGACATCCAGCTCTGGCCGCACCTGCACGGCACCGACGCGATGTACCTGGCGCTGCTGCGCCGCACGGCCTGA